TGGGTGTCCTCGTGCCGGTAGCGGGTGGCGAGGCCCAGGTTGATGCGTTCGATGCGCTGCTCGACGCTGCCGCCCTGCACGACCAGCACGCCGGTCAGGGTGTCCCCGGCGCGCAGGCTGGGGTTGTTCACGCGGGCGTCGACCTTCGCGCCGCCCACACCGATGGCGGCCATCATCTTCTTCAGGAATCCCATGCGGCCCGGTACGGGTCCCTGCGGCGCGGGGTTCCCGGCGGATGTCCCTGGGGCGTCAGGCTTTCTTGCGGGCCGGGGTCTTGCGGGCGGGGGTCTTGCGGGGCGGGGTCGGGCGGGCGGGTTCCGGTGACGTGGTCGTCTCGCCGGCCGGTGTCGCGTCGTGGGCGGCCATCATGGCGGCCCCGATGATCCCGGCCTCGTTCAGCAGGGTGGCGGGCACGACGCGGCCGCGCCCGACTTTCAGGTGTTCCTGCCACTTTTCGGCCTTCTTGCTGACGCCGCCCCCGATGATGAACAGGTCCGGGCTGAACAGCAGTTCCAGGTGTTGCAGGTAGGAGCTGACCCGCTTGCTCCACTGTTTCCAGTTCAGGTCGTCCAGTTCGCGGGCCCGGTCGGACGCCCAGCTCTCGGCGTGCTTGTCGCGCAGCCACAGGTGCCCGAGTTCCGTGTTGGGGATCAGCACGCCGTCGTGGATCAGGGCGCTGCCGATGCCGGTGCCGAAGGTCAGGACCATCACGGTGCCCTGCACGCCCCGCCCGGCCCCGAAGCGCGCCTCGGCCAGTCCGGCGGCGTCGGCGTCGTTGATCAGGTGCACGTCGTGGCCGGTCGCCTCGCTGAACAGCGCGTCGGCGTCCAGGCCCACCCAGTCCGGGTGGACGTTCGCGGCCGACAGCGTGTGGCCGCGCTGCACGATGCCCGGGAAGGTCACGCCGACCGCTCCTGGCAGTCCGAAGTGAGTGACGAGTTCCGCCACGACCTTCTTCACGTCCTCCGGCGCGGCGCCTTCCGGGGTGGGAATGCGCCGCCGCTCTCCGACCAGCTGGCCGGTGCGGGTGTCCACGGGTGCGCCCTTGATGCCGCTGCCGCCGATGTCGATGCCCAGGATCACGCTCATGCGGCCCAGCGTACCGCAGTTCCCGGCCGGCCCGGGCGCATCCCCCCGCCACCACAATTGAACGGGGTGTAATTTTGAACCCGTGGCAGTATCCTGTGCGGATCATGGATTCCACCTCGCTGCGCGAACGCCAGAAGGAGCGCCGCCGCGCCCGCATCTACACCGTCGCCATTGACCTGTTCAAACGGGGTGGCTTCCAGACCACGACCGCCACCGACATCGCCAAGGCCAGCAACGTCTCGCGCGGCACCTTCTTCAACTACTACCCGTACAAGGAAGCGGTGCTGCTGGACTACGGCAGCGAGGTCATGAACCGCCTGCGCGACCACGCCGAGGCCCGCCTGCACGACGGCGCCGCGCCCCTGACGGTGCTGTACGAGGTCTGGGACCGCCTGGCCGACGAGAACACCCGCGAACGCGACCTGTTCCCCCCGCTGGCGTACGAGGTCATGAACCCCAACCCCGAGCGCGCCCGCACCGCGTACCAGGCGCTGCCGCTGAGCAAGGTCATCGAACTGATCCTGCGGCCCATGCATCAGGCCGGCATGATGCGCACCGACCTGAGCCTGCAGCGCATCAGCAACCTGATCGCCGACACGTACCTGATGGTCGCGCTGCGCTGGAGCGCCTACGGCACCGAGCGTCCCCTGCAGGAGGAGATGCGCCTGGCGCTGAGCCTGCTGCTGGAAGGGGCCGTGAAACGCGAGCCGCCCCGCCCCTGAACGCCGGACGCGCGGCCCGGAGTGTGCCGCGCGATACACTGCGGCGCATGAAGGCCCTCCTCCCCTCCCCCCGGGCAGGCCGCGCGTGACACGGGGTCCGTCTGTTTCGCCCCGCCCGCGGCGCACGCCAGCGCCACGCCCGGACACCGTCTTCCCGCCCGCCCGCCGGGGCGCCTCCGTCCGGGCCGTGCGGCGCGCGCCGGGGGGCGCATGAGTCACCCGGAACTGCGGATCGGTACGGTCCGGCACGCCTTCCCGTTCAGCCGGGGCCTGCTGGCCGAATCGCTCGTGAATGCCGGCGCTGACACCGCGGTGGCCGCCGCCGCCTCCCGCCGCATCGAGCAGCAGCTGAGGCTGGCGCGGCGCACGCTGGTCAGTCCCGGCGAACTGCAGGCCCTGATGGTCGAGGTCGCGCGGGACCTGGCCGGCCCGGAGATCGCGGACGCCGCCGCGCAGCAGACGCCGGCCTTCGTGGACATCCTGGTCATCGCCAAGAAGGGCGACCTGCCGTTCAGCCGGGGCGTGCTGGCCCGCACGCTGGAAGACGCCGGGCTGTCCGGCAAGGACGCCTACGCCACGGCCAGCAACGTGGACGTCCGGCTGCGCCGCCAGGGCGTGCGGCGCCTGAGCGCCGAGGAGATCGACCGGCTGACCGAGGACACCCTGGCCGACCAGTACGGCGAGCACCTGCGGCTCACCTACCGGTACCTGCAGCACAACCGCGGGAAGCTCGGCGTGATCAGCGGGAGCAGCGCCGTACCCAGTCCGTTCAGCAAGGGCATCCTGGTGCAGTCCATGCTGGCGGCCGGGGTGCCGCCGGACGTGGCCCGCAAGGTCGCGCGCGTCACGCAGCGGGACCTGCGCGGCACCGAGGACCGCCTGGTCCGGCGCGCCGCGATCCGCGCGAAGGTCGAGGCGCTGCTGCGCGACGAGGTCGGCCCGGACGTCAGCGCCCGCTACCGGCTGCTGCGCGTCATCCGGCGGCCGCCGCGCCCCGTGATCGTGCTGCTGGGCGGGGTCAGCGGGACCGGCAAGAGCTTCCTGGCGGCCGAGATCGCCTACCGCCTGGGCATCACGCGCGTGGTCAGCACCGATTCCATCCGGGAAGTCATGCGGGCCATGGTGTCCCCCGCGCTGCTGCCCACCCTGCACGCCAGCACCTTCAGCGCCTGGGAGGCGCTGCTGCCGCCCGGCACGCCACGCCCGGAACACCCCACGCGGGAGACGCTGATCGCCGGGTTCCGCGATCAGGTGCAGCAGGTCAGCGTGGGCCTGAGTGCCGTGGTGCAGCGCAGCGTTCAGGAGGGCACCAGTCTGGTGCTCGAGGGCGTTCATCTGGTGCCCGGTTACCTGCAGGCCGAATCGTTCGCGGGGGCGCTGGTCGTGCCGATGCTCGTCACGCTGCCCGACGCCGAGGAGCACCGCCGGCACTTCGAGAGCCGCAACGAGGAGACCGGCGCGAGCCGGCCCCTGCACCGCTACATGCAGTACTTCCGGGAGATCCGCGACATGCAGGACGAACTGGAGGCGCTGGCCCTCACCTACGACGTGCCGCTGCTCGACGGCCTGACCCTCGACGAGAGCGCCGAGCAGGCCGTGGACGTGGTGCTGCGCCGCGTGATGGTGGCCCTGACCCCGGCCGAGCGCCGCGCCCTGCTCGGCGACGATGCCGAGGACCTGTACGTGGCCAACCGCGAACGCAGCTGAACGCGGCCGCCCGGGAACGGCCGCGCCCCCGGCGGGCTCAGCGGACGCTGAGGCGCACGTCCACGTTGCCGCGCGTGGCCACGCTGTACGGGCAGACCTCGTGCGCGGCGTGCATCAGCGCCAGGGCCTGCTCGTCGGTCAGGCCGGGAAAGTGGCCCTCGAGTTCCACGTCGAGCGCGAAGGCCAGACCGGACTTCTGCAGGCCCACGCGGGCCGTGACGGTGCTGTCGTCGCTCAGGGCGATCTTGGCGCGGCGGGCGGCGACCCCCAGGGCTCCCTGGAAGCACGCGGCGTACCCGGCGGCGAACAGCTGCTCGGGGTTGGTGCCGGGACCGTCGTCGCCGCCGATGCCGGCGGGCACGCTGAGGTTCAGGTCGAGGCGGCCATCGCTGCTGCGGGTGGTGCCGGAACGGCCGCCCGTGGCGGTGGCTTCTGCGGTGTAGAGGTTGCTCACGCGGGCCAGCATGCAACGGAAAGCCCCATCCGGATGGCAAGGAGGCCCACAGAGCGGCGGGGGTCCCTACCAGACCTGCACGCGCACGTAGGCGCGGTCGGCGTAGCCCTCGTGGCCGGGGCGCAGGGGACGCACGTACGGAAAGTGCGTGACGAGCAGCGGATCGCTGCGCAGCAGGTCCTGCAGGCGGCGTTCACTGGCGGCCAGGGTGCCCAGGACGGCCGGGTACCCGCCGGTGGCGAGACTGACCTCGCGCGGGCCCGGCGGCAGGCGGTGGACGCGCAGGTGGATGTCCGGGACGGACTCCCCGTTGATCAGGCCGTACCCGAGCGGACCGGTGGTGTTCGCGAGGGAGGCGTGCGCGACGAGCAGCGGCGCGATGATCGCCTGCGCCGGGTCGTTCGCCTGAAGTTGCGCGTGCGTGATGCGGCCCGCGCCGCGCGCCAGCATGGCCTGCACGACCAGCGCGCGGGCCTGCGCGGCGGCCGTCAGGGACGGCAGGCTGCCCGGCAGGCCACCCTGCGCGCCGCTCAGGCCGGGCTCGTCCCACAGCGCCCCGACCTGCCCGACCTGCCAGACCTCGCGGCGGACGCTGCTGACGGCCGCGAACGCGAAACCCACCTGCAGGCGTTCGCCGCCGCTCAGGGCGTGGCGGAGCGCGAGGTTCAGCGCAGCGCTCAGGTGGTCGGTGGCGGCGCGCAGGGTCGCGTCCGGGGGCAGGTCGCGCAGGGCCGCCAGCCCGACCGTCGCGGCGAAGCGGGCGGGGGGCAGACCGCGCGGCTGCGTGCCGCCGGAAGTCGCGCCGAAACTCAGGCCGGCGACCAGGGCGACGTGGTACGGCGTGACCAGCAGCAGGTCCGCGCCCTGTTCCGGCGGGCCCGCGCGGGAGCGGACGCTGGATTCCATCACGCTCAGGGCCATGCGGGCATTTTATGAGACTTCATGTGAAATTTTCGTGGTTCCCGGGGGATGCCCCCACTGGGCGTATCCGCGCCACCCGGCGCGTCATACGGACTCCGATGGAATGGCTTACAAAGCCGTTCAATCCGAGCGAAGCGACTCGGAGAGCTGCTCCGCAGAGGAGGAGCAAAGCGGGTTCCGGACGTGGAGTTGACAGATCGGTGGTGTTCCGATCTGTGAACGAAACAAACGGCAGTCCGTATCATACGGACTGCCGTCTGTTCCGCCGAAAATCCGGAACCCGTCCCGCTCCTCCCCGCTCAGCGGCGCAGCTCTGACAGTCCGCTCGGAGGGAACGGTTCTCGCGAGCCATTCCATCGGAGTCCGGATCAGGGTGCGAGCCGGTCGATCTGCCAGCCGCCGGCCTCCCGGCGCGCGTACCGGAAACGGTCGTGCAGGCGGCTCTCGCGGCCCTGCCAGAACTCCCACTCCTGCACCTGCACGCGGAAGCCACCCCAGAAGGCCGGGCGGGGAATCACGGTGCCCGGCGGGTAACGGGCGTCCAGCGCCGCGAAGGCCGCGTCGAGCGCGGCGCGGTCCCGGATGGGCGCGCTCTGCGGGTCGCTGGCGTGCGCGGCCAGCTGCGACTCGCGCGGGCGGGCGTGAAAGTACGCGTCGCTCTCGGCGTCCGGCACGCGCGTCACGGGGCCATAGGCGCGCACCTGCCGTTCATGCTCGGCCCAGTGGAACAGCAGTTCCGCCTGCGGGTTGGCACCCAGGTCGCGGCCCTTGTGCGACCCGTAGTTGGTGTAGAAGGTCAGGCCGCGTTCGTCCGCGCCGCGCAGCAGCACGGTGCGCACGCCCGGCCGCCCGGCCGCGTCGGCAGTGGCGAGGCTCAGCGCGTACGGTTCGCGCAGGCCCGCATCGATGGCCTCCTGCAGCCACCCCCGGAACTGCGCCAGCGGGTCGGGGTTCAGGTCCGCGCGGCGCAGTTCGGCGCGGGTGTACGACAGTCTC
The DNA window shown above is from Deinococcus depolymerans and carries:
- a CDS encoding organic hydroperoxide resistance protein — encoded protein: MSNLYTAEATATGGRSGTTRSSDGRLDLNLSVPAGIGGDDGPGTNPEQLFAAGYAACFQGALGVAARRAKIALSDDSTVTARVGLQKSGLAFALDVELEGHFPGLTDEQALALMHAAHEVCPYSVATRGNVDVRLSVR
- the ppgK gene encoding polyphosphate--glucose phosphotransferase translates to MSVILGIDIGGSGIKGAPVDTRTGQLVGERRRIPTPEGAAPEDVKKVVAELVTHFGLPGAVGVTFPGIVQRGHTLSAANVHPDWVGLDADALFSEATGHDVHLINDADAAGLAEARFGAGRGVQGTVMVLTFGTGIGSALIHDGVLIPNTELGHLWLRDKHAESWASDRARELDDLNWKQWSKRVSSYLQHLELLFSPDLFIIGGGVSKKAEKWQEHLKVGRGRVVPATLLNEAGIIGAAMMAAHDATPAGETTTSPEPARPTPPRKTPARKTPARKKA
- the pdxH gene encoding pyridoxamine 5'-phosphate oxidase gives rise to the protein MTDLTGLRLSYTRAELRRADLNPDPLAQFRGWLQEAIDAGLREPYALSLATADAAGRPGVRTVLLRGADERGLTFYTNYGSHKGRDLGANPQAELLFHWAEHERQVRAYGPVTRVPDAESDAYFHARPRESQLAAHASDPQSAPIRDRAALDAAFAALDARYPPGTVIPRPAFWGGFRVQVQEWEFWQGRESRLHDRFRYARREAGGWQIDRLAP
- a CDS encoding TetR/AcrR family transcriptional regulator; protein product: MDSTSLRERQKERRRARIYTVAIDLFKRGGFQTTTATDIAKASNVSRGTFFNYYPYKEAVLLDYGSEVMNRLRDHAEARLHDGAAPLTVLYEVWDRLADENTRERDLFPPLAYEVMNPNPERARTAYQALPLSKVIELILRPMHQAGMMRTDLSLQRISNLIADTYLMVALRWSAYGTERPLQEEMRLALSLLLEGAVKREPPRP
- a CDS encoding 2-phosphoglycerate kinase, whose product is MSHPELRIGTVRHAFPFSRGLLAESLVNAGADTAVAAAASRRIEQQLRLARRTLVSPGELQALMVEVARDLAGPEIADAAAQQTPAFVDILVIAKKGDLPFSRGVLARTLEDAGLSGKDAYATASNVDVRLRRQGVRRLSAEEIDRLTEDTLADQYGEHLRLTYRYLQHNRGKLGVISGSSAVPSPFSKGILVQSMLAAGVPPDVARKVARVTQRDLRGTEDRLVRRAAIRAKVEALLRDEVGPDVSARYRLLRVIRRPPRPVIVLLGGVSGTGKSFLAAEIAYRLGITRVVSTDSIREVMRAMVSPALLPTLHASTFSAWEALLPPGTPRPEHPTRETLIAGFRDQVQQVSVGLSAVVQRSVQEGTSLVLEGVHLVPGYLQAESFAGALVVPMLVTLPDAEEHRRHFESRNEETGASRPLHRYMQYFREIRDMQDELEALALTYDVPLLDGLTLDESAEQAVDVVLRRVMVALTPAERRALLGDDAEDLYVANRERS